The Camelus dromedarius isolate mCamDro1 chromosome 19, mCamDro1.pat, whole genome shotgun sequence genome segment CGCAATCATTCAGCGACAGTAGCAGGCAAActcctctggggtgggggtggggggggtggtctGTGCGCTTTACACCAGCAGGTTGATCTCAACGTGGCCACCGGCGCCCCTCCTCACCGCCTGGGCGTCCCCGGACGTGAGTGCGCTCGGACGAAGCCAATCAGCGGCGGCCGTGGAGCCTCGGCCAATGCGGGTGGTGTTGGTATCCGCCTTGGCACCGCCCCTCCCAGCAAGGGCCCGCGATGACAAATCGACGCCTCTTTGGTCACCACGTCGTCTTACTAACACCGGGCTGACAGGTCTCCCAGGAGGGACGCCCAGGGAGCCCGTGCGTCACTGCTCTGCGCCGGAAGACTCTCTTTTCGTGTTCTCTTCTCTCAACAGCTACCTCTTCCCCGGTACAGTAAGATCCCGGGATATGAGCCGGAAGAGGCATCGCCTGGTCCCGGAGCCCTTTGGACTGAAGAGGCGGCGGGAACGAGGGGATGTAGAGGTCGATTCATTGCGGGGCGAATCAGGTAACCATGGCAACCCCGGGGCGAGGCTAAAGACCTCAGCTGGGAGCGGCCTCGCCTCCGGTAACCCTGTATGTTGGGACAGCAGCGCCTCCCAGAGTCGTACCCCCGCTTCCCTTCGCCCCAGTTCTCGTCTCAGTGGCTCGGTCTCTCCGCTCAGGGTCTGCGCGCGCGGCCGTCGCGGAGCTAGTGCGGCTGTTCCCACGAGTCCTGTTTGAGGATGCGCTACCGCCCATCGTGTTGAGGAGCCAGGTCTACAGCCTCGTGCCCGACCGAACTGTGGCTGACCTGCAGCTGGTGAGGGGCGTCAGAGCGACCGACGAAAAGCGCTTACTTGCCTCGAGAGCACTTCCGATGTTCCCTATCACTCACTCAGTCGGTCGGCCCGCTATTCTGCCATTCAGCAAGCGTTGGGTCTTTCTGGGCCAGacattgtgccaggcactgtggtgcCAAGGAGAATGCTGCAGACCCTCCAGCAGTAGAGAGCATGCCAAATCATGATGGTGGAAGAGCGAAGCTTTTGGGGAAACTGCCTCACCGGGCATGGTTCGAGCCTACAGCGCTGGGAATGCAGGCAGGCGTCAGATTAGGACAGGCCTTGTACAACAGTGTTGTTTCCATCTTACGTTGAAAGCAATGAGCTGGCAGAGAATGTTAAACAGGAGAGGCAGCGGTGTGTTGCATGGATTGGAGGTAGTGAGATGAGGCAGGGAGATCAACCAGGAAGTTATTGCAGCTGAGGACTGGTGGAGGACTGGTGAAGGCCTGAATGAGGTCAGTgtagtgggagggagaggatgggtGAGGGTGAGTGATGTGGAGAGTGGGAAGCGGGAGGAATCAAGGAAATTCTGAGATCTTCTGGATGACTGAGTGATTAGAGTAGAAGAATATTGAATTGTTTGTTGGGGGCAGATGATGTGTTTAATTTTGTTCAAGTTGAGTTGGAGGTGCTGCTGGAGCATGGAAAGGCAAATGTGCATTAGACAGCTGGAGAGAATTCAGGGTCAGTGATATAGAGGAATTTGAGCTGTGAGCAGTGGTTCAGTCTCTGGATGTGGGTGAGATCTATAGGAAGTGAGGAGTTTTACAAACTTTAGAAGATAATGAAAGCTATGGCGTTCTTTCTCTAGAAAAACGCATATATGTCCTATATATATGTGGTGTATGTAtaatttggtggggagggggttgttTCACAGATCCTCTGAGATCAAAGGTTTAACGACCCTAGGTTTGCAGTGAAAGATAACAGAGCCAAATCCCCAATGCTGGGAGATAAAAAACTTAAGGCAGTCTTTCTCAAAGTATGTCTTTAGTTCTACCTGTACCAGAACCACCAGGACTACTTATTCAAAAATACCTGGGATTCACTCTATGCTCATGAATGAAGATTTCTTGGGCAGGACCTGGGAATCTACATTTTTAAGCTGCTGCCCCAGGTAATTCTTACTGGGCCTTAAAATTTGAGATCCACTGATACAaggggaaaacagagaaagacaagtctGTGAAAGAGGCTGAGAAGGAATTGTCATTAGGAGGAACCCAGGAAGAGGCCTATTGAGAAAGGAGAAATTTTCAAGAAGGTGGAGTAGTTGGCCGTGTTAGCATCTGTGATTCAAGGCAGTGGTATGTGAAGAGGTCAAGTAAAATAATACCCAATTGGATTTAGCAGATAGCAGGTTATTATGACAACCTgtcaggaagaaaagagggaagaaaaggaagatgggGACTTGCTCCAGTCTCTTAAGGAAGCGAGTCAGAACCACTCCTTAGAGTATTTGGTTGTTTTTAACCTCCTGGTGTTAGCCTAAATTTTAGGAAAGCTTTAAAAGTTGCacaacagaaaatataaacacaaaatttaaaagaatgtttataaaGGAAATACCTACTTAACCATCACCCAAGTCAGACTGTAGGACACGGCCACAGCCTGCATATATTGTTCTCTGATCAAAATGCCTTATGTCCCAGGAGGTAACATACCTGACTGGTATGAAAATGTTTCCCTTGATTTTCTTTATACCATCTATGTGTTTATCCATAAACAACATGCTTAGTTTTACCCACTTTTGAACTTGATTATAAACAAAATCATACCGTATGTGTTGGTTTATATCTTGTTTCATTAgatgaatatttttgagattcatccagatTGTTGCATGTAGCTAtagttaatttcattttcatacaCTTCCCTTTTATGAATGTACCCTTTTCTGTCCATTCTGGTGGAAGAAATTATGTTTGCTAGGAATTTGTCAATTTCATctaaatattcaaatttattgCTGTAAGGTTTATAATCTCATTTTATTGTCTGTAGAATCAGCAGAAAAgatccttttttcattttctatattgGTCATCTGTGCTTTTTCTAGGCTCCCCCATCCATTTTTCTCTGTCAGTCTCACCAGGGTTTCCCAGTTTTAATAGTCTTTCAAAGAATTAACTTTTAGCTTTGCTGCTGTCTCTTGTATGCACGTATTCTGTTTCATTCATGTTTCCTCTGTGCTGTTGGgtttatcttacttttttttttcccattaattttcATCCTCTATTCTTTTCTAACAGATGGGTGTCAGGCTGTAGTTTCCCCCTAAGTATTGACATATGTCTATGTCAGTACCTATATCTGTATCTACCAAGTTTTAGTATGTTTTCATCAgcttctaatttcctttgtgatttttttttctttgactcattggGTTGATTAGAAGTGTATAACTTACTTTCTAACCATTTTCTTATTACCTTATTGTTACCAATTTCTGGCTTAAATGATATTGTGACCAGAGAACAGACACGATATTATGATTTTAGTCATTCGAAACTTACTGAGATGTGCTTAGTGCAATATAGTCAGTTTTGCTAAATATTCtatgtatatttgaaaagaatatgtattattCAGTTATTAATTTCTTAGTAactaaaattattattgaaatcttttattttcccaCTGATCACTGTATCGTCTGTTTGTTCTATGAGTTTATGCAAGTTGGATTAATGTACTTTTGTGATTGTGGATTTGTTATTGGTACTTCAGATATTTCCCACACCTcattattgcttttctttctttctgggacTCCAACTAAACATAAAGTGGATCATCTCTTTGTATCCTTTAAGTCTCTTAGCCTCTTGTCtgcattttcagtgtttttgaCTACCTTTATCATATTCtggttggtttttaaaaaatctgttttccagaTTAATAGCTTTTTATTTAGCCGTGCCTTAATCTACTAAACCCATTCATTGAGTTCTTAATTGCACCTGCTTTATTTTTGAGTTCTAGAATTTCTACTGAGATGTCTTTGAAGTCCATTATGTCAATTTTTATAATCTCGTGCTGAAATTTTCCAtcttggcttttatttattttagcattataagcatagttttttaaaaaaagcctgtCTTTGGTAATTTCACTATACCATGTCTTTTTAGGTTTGTTTctattgtctgtttcttttttgagttttgtttccttgtgcccagTTAATTTTGACTATGTGTTGGATGGATTTGCCTAAATCACCAAATGCACTCCGTGTCCCAATTTCTTCTGTGAGCTCTTGTTTTCACGTAGATATTATATTAGTCTGGTAATTCCTTATTACCTTGTGAGCTCTTTAATacttaaacaattttaaaaataatattttatccagaattttatgtaattttcagcAAGTGAGTTGGTCTTACTATATTCCTGCAAATGGAAGTCccagtttacttttgttttaaacattttctcccatattcctccccaccttcccccacccaAAATCTAGACTGTtcattccttgagggcagagcctGTGTCTTAATTGCTATTTTATCAGACAGATAACTGATGAGGTGAGTGGATGGAAAACTAATTGGAAAATGCTATTTGATAATCACCTGATTCTCTCCCcataatttttcctttacttaGGGAGAAACTCCCCAATGCTCGCAAACAAAATCTCCCTGCCCAGAAGTTTCCAAAGTATAGCAGAGCATCTTACCCTGATAcccttctttttattctcatctCTCTGGAGATAGAAGGCACTTCAAGAGCAGGGGGAGATCAGAATCATCCAGCTAGGCTTCGACTTGGATGCCCAAGGAATTATCTTCACTGAGGACTACAGGACCAGAGTGCGTGTGACTGTGTTTATGTCactgaggccaggggaggggggtgCCGAGAAACTGGGGAAtgcacatgttaaaaaaaagagacaattaCCCCACCTCAAATCTTACTGAGAAGGCACGGGGCTCTGGTTAAGTATTAGTATGAGGAGGAGGAGTATGAGAGGGAGAAGGACTTgagcagaagggaaaacagaggaagagaCATGTTGCCGTGGGTTCTGAGATTGGTGGAGGGTGAAAGTGGGGCCAGACCACATCTCTCACTTCTGGTTCCAGGTCCTCAAGGCTTGTGATGGGCGCCCCTATGCTGGCGCAGTGCAAAAGTTTCTGGCTTCGGTGCTTCCAGCCTGTAGCGACCTTAGCTTCCAGCAGGACCAAATGACACAGACCTTTGGCTTCAGGGACCCAGAAATCACGTGAGACCTGGGGAACCAACAGAATCAGGCATCTGGcctatccctccctccctccagctctaTCCAGCCTTGTCCCCTTCTTTTTGGTGAACTAAAGTTCAAATAAAATGACCTAACTTTATGTTCCCCCAAGAGAAGAGGCCTGTCTTACCTGGGGCCTTGGAAAGAGCCCTGAAGTAAAATTCAGGAGATCTGAGTGGCTAATCAGATACAAAGGGAGGTCTGACAGGAACCATAAAGGCCTGATGTGAATTGTGCTGAAACCAAGAAACTGGAGGATGGTAGGAGCTCTGATGCCCCGAAAGCATTCACATTCAAAAGAACAGCAACCAAACAAGGGCTAAGTAAGAATATCATTTCAGGAGCCTGTGTCTGGCTCAAGCTCCCTGCTTCGTAACCCATGGTAGACGTGAAAGCATTTTACACTCCTTTTCAGTACAATGTGGGAAGAGCTATGGTAAGGTCTGCGTAGGTAGTGGCAGGAGCCTTGTTTCTCCCCTGGTGGTGGGACTGAGTGCGTTGGGGCATGTAGTCAAGGAGGGCTTCCGAGAGAAGCTGTCTTAGTGAATGTGTAATAGTAACAGGAAAAGAAGGAGTTGGGGGAGGGCAGTCAGGGAGGAGAATGGAGCAAGCAAGGGCACGGGGCACTGAGCAGCATGGTGTGAGCAGAGAACTGCCCCAGGTGGGCTTCTCTTATTAAGTCTCCTGTGTGGGTACCCAGGCTTCTGGAGAATTAGTGTCCAAAGATGACCaggtgaggaggagagagggtTCTTAGAGCCAATGCCTCATTTCTCCCGCCTCAGGCAGCTGGTGAATGCTGGAGTCCTCACTGTCCGAGATGCTGGAAGTTGGTGGTTAGCTGTGCCTGGAGCTGGGAGATTCATCAAGTATTTTGTTAAAGGTAGCCTGTCTGCAGCTAAAGCCCGCAGCCCCTCAAGAATGCCTTTTGGTGACTCCTCAGGCCTCCAGGCCTCACTCACCTTTCCCCTCTCCTGTGCCACCTCTCCTCCAGGGCGCCAGGCTGTCCTTGGCATGGTCCGGAAGGCCAAGTACCGGGAGTTACTCCTTTCGGAGCTCCTAGGCCGGCGGGTACCTGCTGCGGTGAGACTTGGCCTTGCCTACCACGTGCATGACCTCATTGGGGCCCAGCTGGTGGACTGGTGAGTCTCGCCCCCAGTGTCTGACAGATGACGGGTCCATGACCCAAAGGTTGGATTCCCCCCGACTCACTCTTCATTCACTAGTGAAGAAGCCTAGCTCCTCTCTCATTCTCTGGAACCCAGGCACCTCTGTGGCCGAGTTCTGAGTTCCCCCCAGACCCTGGGCCTAGGCATCTGGCTCCAGCCTTGTCTCTCTTGCAGCGTCTCCACCACTTCTGGAACCCTCCTCCGCCTGCCGGAGACGTGAGGATTCTGCTCGTCATGGCAACCTTCCCCAGAGTGGAGAGAGGGGGGCCCAGGAGTGCTGAGATGGGGTCACCTTGGGAAGGCTCGGGAGCCACGATGAGTGTTGGGCTTGCATCCGTGCAAAGGGTCAGATGTGACTGCTGCTGTTTACTTGGGGTTTAGGCAATGCTCCTTTGCCCTTTCACTGAAGTGGAACCAGAAACCGTGCCAAGGCCATGGCCGCTGCCTTTCATGCAGTGAGGTGCCGCTGCTCTGTCTTGAGATGGGAAGGAAGGGTTCCTGGGGAGGCTGGTGAAGGACAGCAGGGTTCTTCCCCTATATGTTGGCTTGAAACTGCCAAATAAAGTACTTCTGCCTGTGATATTTGCTGGATGTCTTTTGTTTAACATGACAGGTGTGTCCAGGTGCCTCATTTGGGGATAGAGGTAAAGCCAAACTTGGGCCTGAGCTTTGCCTCTTGGTTCAGAGAGTAAAAAAGGACACTGAGTTCAATTCCCCTCACGGGGTGGTGAGGGTGCGCCTGATCTCCTAAACCACAGAGTTTCTGTTAAAGCctacaaaaagcaaaaacttcgCGTAGTTGTTTTTGTGGGGGTTATAGCGAGAGGCAGGTGTCTAAGTACCTTGCTTTGTTAAGACCGACAAAGGAGTCAAGTGGCTGCTTGCTGAGCCACATGGGCCCTCGTGCACCCACGTACGTGTATACGTGCTGTACTCGAGCATGTGTATGCTTACACACACCCAGATAGACCCAGTAGCGGGAGGTGCCCAGGAAACTGGGATGAAAGGGGTTAACAGGGAAGGACTGGCTATCTCTCTGTGCTGTGATTTCCTCAGACTCCCTCAGAGACCCAGGTGTCCcgggtgccccccccccccaatactgGGCCTGGGGCCAGTTGCAGTTCTTGGCTGTCACGTGCTTTCCCGACTTAGCTGGGCCAGGGGAGGAGCAAGGTCCAGAGTCAAATATGCTCCAAGCCCGAGGTTGACCAGAAGGGAGCAGGCAGACAGACGGGTCTGATCCCTCTGGGGTGCTCCAGCCatgaggctcctcctggggctgATCTGGGCATCTGGCTTCTTCGCCTTGTCTCTGCAGAAGCCCAGGTCCTGGAGGCAGGATGCTGGGTGCTTGAGCAGGGCCAGGGTTGGCGAGCGGACAGCAGGCGCAGGGGGACCTGATTCAGGAGCCAGGGGTAGAGGGGCCCTAGTGGAGGCTGGCTGCTGACCCTCGCCTGTTCTTCCCAGGTTGCTCCTGTTTTCTCCTTCTGTGGTTCACCTAGGGGTCCCCCTGTCGGTGGTG includes the following:
- the STK19 gene encoding inactive serine/threonine-protein kinase 19 isoform X1, coding for MSRKRHRLVPEPFGLKRRRERGDVEVDSLRGESGSARAAVAELVRLFPRVLFEDALPPIVLRSQVYSLVPDRTVADLQLKALQEQGEIRIIQLGFDLDAQGIIFTEDYRTRVLKACDGRPYAGAVQKFLASVLPACSDLSFQQDQMTQTFGFRDPEITQLVNAGVLTVRDAGSWWLAVPGAGRFIKYFVKGRQAVLGMVRKAKYRELLLSELLGRRVPAAVRLGLAYHVHDLIGAQLVDCVSTTSGTLLRLPET
- the STK19 gene encoding inactive serine/threonine-protein kinase 19 isoform X2 is translated as MSRKRHRLVPEPFGLKRRRERGDVEVDSLRGESGSARAAVAELVRLFPRVLFEDALPPIVLRSQVYSLVPDRTVADLQLVLKACDGRPYAGAVQKFLASVLPACSDLSFQQDQMTQTFGFRDPEITQLVNAGVLTVRDAGSWWLAVPGAGRFIKYFVKGRQAVLGMVRKAKYRELLLSELLGRRVPAAVRLGLAYHVHDLIGAQLVDCVSTTSGTLLRLPET